One Paenibacillus sp. FSL W8-0186 genomic window carries:
- a CDS encoding carbohydrate ABC transporter permease, which translates to MKWLRFGFKMLFLLVTMVPFLWLILASFKTNQELFAAPFSLPKRWMIENYEAVLSSHPIPHYFFNSIFIAIVSTLLGVIVATLVSYAFMYTFKFKSGWLLLVTFGIFIPTNAFIVPYYFIVNWLGLYDTLLGVALVYAGVSLPLCVLIVKTYMDSIQHEILEASFIDGASVHRTFFQVILPVSYPGMTTASIFLMITAWNELLFASLLTQSEATRTLQVAIRFFLTTFSANYPVAFAAMVIAIIPTIVIYSLLSEKIIGGLTAGAVK; encoded by the coding sequence ATGAAGTGGCTGCGCTTTGGTTTCAAAATGCTTTTCCTGCTTGTGACGATGGTTCCTTTCCTATGGTTGATTCTCGCGTCGTTCAAGACGAACCAGGAGCTGTTTGCAGCCCCCTTCTCACTCCCAAAAAGGTGGATGATTGAAAATTATGAGGCGGTTCTTTCCAGTCATCCGATCCCGCATTATTTTTTCAATTCGATATTTATTGCCATCGTCTCGACGTTACTTGGCGTGATTGTCGCGACTTTAGTATCCTATGCTTTTATGTATACCTTTAAATTTAAATCAGGCTGGTTGTTATTGGTTACTTTTGGGATATTTATCCCCACAAATGCTTTCATTGTTCCTTATTATTTTATTGTGAATTGGCTGGGCTTGTATGATACTTTGCTGGGGGTAGCTCTTGTTTACGCGGGGGTCTCACTTCCGCTATGCGTATTAATTGTAAAAACGTACATGGACTCCATCCAGCATGAAATTCTTGAAGCCTCATTTATCGATGGGGCCAGTGTGCACAGGACGTTCTTTCAGGTCATTCTGCCTGTCTCTTATCCGGGTATGACGACGGCAAGTATTTTCCTGATGATTACGGCCTGGAATGAGCTGCTGTTTGCCTCTTTGCTTACTCAAAGCGAAGCGACCCGAACACTTCAGGTGGCAATCCGGTTCTTTTTAACGACCTTTTCAGCGAATTATCCGGTAGCTTTTGCAGCGATGGTTATTGCTATTATTCCAACTATAGTGATCTATTCTTTGCTTAGTGAGAAAATCATTGGTGGACTAACCGCGGGAGCCGTGAAATAA